The following coding sequences are from one Nitrosopumilaceae archaeon window:
- a CDS encoding DNA primase: protein MLQLGIKELAKYPFLAETGDYLKDKGFNLEQLSDPDWKPVVEKAYGRIVVATTGQIYGGDIENPDLEILSFVISIILLKSAGISTLNRRFSLAEARRAERYLEQGLNALQKDRTILENLKLKEESIKSSLKIIQDLFSIRVEMEDDRLKIRIADYLKRAIHFNEREWKLVNRRVESGYVYLSSHEIVRLVRKELDVYINSKIQSVSVSFIPETFRERVGDLVLLAKKFSTTVIVSGDYPPCVKHAIEVLDRGENLPHSGRFMLATYLLAKGQTVEQIAPLFKNAPDYNERITKYQLEHIAGSSGKATKYSCPSCEKLKSENLCFAIPECDGIINPVQFGTRRKTSA from the coding sequence ATGTTACAACTTGGCATAAAGGAACTTGCAAAGTATCCCTTCCTAGCGGAAACGGGAGATTATCTAAAAGACAAAGGATTCAACCTAGAACAATTATCAGATCCAGATTGGAAACCAGTGGTTGAAAAGGCATATGGTAGAATTGTTGTTGCTACAACGGGGCAAATTTATGGTGGTGATATTGAAAACCCCGACTTGGAGATTCTCTCTTTTGTTATTAGTATAATATTATTAAAATCAGCAGGAATCTCTACTCTGAACAGAAGATTCTCTCTTGCAGAAGCAAGAAGAGCAGAAAGGTATCTAGAACAAGGTCTCAATGCTTTACAAAAGGACCGTACTATATTAGAAAATCTAAAACTAAAAGAGGAATCAATTAAATCTTCCCTGAAAATAATACAAGATCTTTTTTCAATACGGGTAGAAATGGAAGATGACAGATTAAAAATTCGTATTGCAGATTATCTTAAGCGTGCAATTCATTTTAATGAACGAGAGTGGAAGCTAGTAAATCGTCGAGTGGAAAGTGGTTATGTATATTTATCATCGCATGAGATAGTCAGACTTGTACGAAAAGAACTTGATGTATATATCAATTCAAAGATACAATCAGTTAGTGTATCATTTATTCCAGAAACATTTCGTGAACGTGTAGGAGATCTGGTATTGCTTGCAAAAAAATTTTCTACCACAGTAATTGTTTCCGGTGATTATCCACCATGTGTCAAACACGCAATCGAAGTACTTGATAGAGGAGAAAACTTGCCTCACTCGGGAAGGTTTATGCTTGCTACATATCTGCTAGCAAAAGGACAGACCGTTGAACAAATTGCTCCATTATTTAAAAATGCTCCAGATTACAATGAGCGTATTACAAAATATCAGCTTGAGCATATAGCAGGTTCATCTGGTAAAGCGACAAAATATTCTTGTCCATCATGTGAAAAACTAAAGAGTGAAAATCTTTGTTTTGCTATACCGGAATGTGACGGAATTATAAATCCAGTTCAGTTTGGTACAAGGAGAAAAACAAGTGCTTGA
- a CDS encoding glycine--tRNA ligase has product MNYDQIMQLALERGFYFPSCEIYADAQAGFWEYGPSGVSLKNKFIELWRREFVRRDRMMEIDGSQIMSEAVFVASGHLSSFADPIIGCQKCKSIFRADKLITEITSIVVPESADLTEFDKVILEKKIVCPKCKGSFEKAHKFNMMFKVGIGPESESAYLRPETCQSIFVDFPRLFKTMRGKLPIGIAQIGKSFRNEISPRQSLLRLREFYQAEIEVFCNPNKLDNLEKFSEVENTEIRIMVENEIKTMTCKKALDAGILPNKLVAYYLGLLIEFYQKTGIDVTKSRFRKLGDKEKAFYASVAFDFEVETATGWLELVACNYRSDYDLMSHANKSKEKFEVLDDEVKVLPHVFELSMGIDRSLYTILEHSFRDDKENDRVVLSLKPYLAPIHVGILSLVKKDGLAEKAEEVFFKIRTKYDTFLDHSGAIGRRYRRLDEVGAPLAVTVDHQTLQDDTITVRIRDSMSQERIKISELDAYIVKAITYP; this is encoded by the coding sequence GTGAATTATGATCAGATAATGCAGCTTGCATTAGAGCGTGGATTTTATTTCCCAAGTTGTGAAATTTATGCAGATGCACAAGCTGGTTTTTGGGAATATGGTCCATCTGGTGTTAGTCTAAAAAATAAATTCATTGAATTGTGGAGACGAGAGTTTGTTAGGAGAGATAGAATGATGGAAATAGATGGCTCTCAAATAATGTCAGAGGCTGTTTTTGTGGCATCTGGTCATCTTTCTAGTTTTGCAGATCCCATCATAGGATGCCAAAAATGTAAATCAATTTTTAGAGCAGATAAACTAATTACCGAAATTACTTCTATTGTAGTGCCTGAAAGCGCTGATCTTACTGAGTTTGATAAAGTAATTTTAGAAAAAAAAATCGTCTGTCCAAAATGCAAAGGTAGTTTTGAGAAAGCTCACAAATTCAACATGATGTTTAAGGTTGGTATAGGACCTGAATCAGAATCAGCATACCTTAGACCAGAAACATGTCAATCTATTTTTGTTGATTTTCCTAGGCTTTTTAAAACAATGCGTGGCAAATTGCCTATAGGAATAGCACAGATAGGTAAAAGTTTTAGAAATGAAATTTCTCCACGGCAAAGTCTTCTAAGACTAAGAGAATTTTATCAGGCAGAAATTGAAGTCTTTTGCAATCCAAATAAACTAGATAATCTTGAAAAATTTTCTGAGGTTGAAAATACTGAGATCAGAATTATGGTTGAAAATGAGATCAAAACTATGACTTGTAAAAAAGCTCTAGATGCTGGAATTTTACCAAACAAACTTGTAGCATATTATCTTGGATTATTGATAGAGTTTTATCAAAAGACAGGAATTGATGTAACAAAAAGTAGGTTTAGAAAACTTGGAGATAAAGAAAAGGCATTTTATGCATCTGTTGCTTTTGATTTTGAAGTTGAAACTGCTACAGGGTGGTTAGAGCTTGTTGCATGTAACTATAGATCTGATTATGATTTAATGAGTCATGCAAATAAAAGTAAGGAAAAATTTGAAGTGTTAGATGATGAGGTCAAAGTACTTCCACATGTGTTTGAGTTATCCATGGGCATAGACAGGAGTCTCTATACCATTCTAGAACATAGTTTTCGTGATGATAAAGAAAATGATAGAGTCGTTCTTTCCTTAAAGCCATATCTTGCACCGATTCATGTTGGCATATTATCTCTTGTTAAAAAAGATGGACTTGCAGAAAAAGCTGAGGAAGTTTTTTTCAAGATTAGAACAAAATATGATACATTTTTGGATCACTCTGGTGCCATAGGAAGAAGATATAGGAGATTAGATGAGGTTGGTGCACCACTTGCTGTTACAGTAGATCATCAGACTCTGCAAGACGATACTATTACTGTAAGAATACGTGATTCTATGAGTCAAGAAAGAATAAAAATTTCAGAGCTTGATGCGTATATTG
- a CDS encoding deoxyribonuclease IV, with protein sequence MQVGLHVSIAGSIDKSVDNAEAMGCSAFQIFTRNPRGWAAKPLAKNDITSFKEKLVASKIDRFATVAHMPYLPNLSSPEDDPFAKSLNSLIDEIKRCSKLGIPYLVAHLGSHKGSGDKKGIEKLVKAFTKAAKETTDDVTILLENTAGQKNSVGSDFEQLASILFQLKPEKRFGVCLDTCHAFAAGYDLRTKKAATLTLEKFGKAIGFEQLKIVHLNDSKGEIGCNIDRHEHIGLGQIGEVGLAHVIKFTNSKNIPIILETPIDERRDDLGNIEKVKELA encoded by the coding sequence ATGCAGGTTGGCTTGCATGTATCCATAGCTGGTTCTATAGACAAATCAGTTGATAATGCAGAAGCAATGGGTTGTTCAGCATTTCAGATTTTTACAAGAAATCCAAGAGGCTGGGCTGCAAAGCCACTTGCCAAAAACGATATCACAAGTTTTAAAGAAAAACTTGTAGCAAGTAAGATTGATAGATTTGCAACTGTTGCTCATATGCCATATTTACCAAATCTTTCTTCACCAGAAGATGACCCATTTGCAAAATCGTTGAATTCGTTAATAGATGAGATAAAAAGATGTAGTAAACTTGGAATTCCATACCTTGTAGCACATCTTGGCAGCCATAAAGGATCTGGAGATAAAAAAGGAATAGAAAAACTAGTTAAAGCATTTACAAAAGCTGCTAAAGAAACAACAGATGATGTTACTATACTTCTTGAAAACACTGCAGGACAAAAAAATAGTGTTGGTTCTGATTTTGAACAGCTTGCTTCCATACTATTTCAACTCAAGCCAGAAAAAAGATTTGGAGTTTGTCTTGACACATGTCATGCCTTTGCAGCAGGATATGATTTAAGGACAAAAAAAGCTGCTACCTTGACTCTTGAAAAATTTGGAAAGGCAATAGGCTTTGAGCAACTCAAAATAGTTCATTTAAACGACTCAAAAGGCGAGATAGGTTGCAATATTGATAGACATGAACATATTGGACTAGGACAAATTGGTGAGGTTGGTCTTGCTCATGTCATAAAATTTACTAACTCTAAAAATATTCCAATTATCTTAGAAACACCAATAGATGAAAGACGTGACGATCTTGGAAACATAGAAAAAGTAAAGGAATTAGCATAA